The following are from one region of the Oncorhynchus masou masou isolate Uvic2021 chromosome 24, UVic_Omas_1.1, whole genome shotgun sequence genome:
- the LOC135511545 gene encoding homeobox protein HMX3-like encodes MDNKHSQAKAETAQETRPPAKDSPFSIKNLLNFDSKPSKPKTLLAATKGLLEGGFSLSRIGDLTFPSFDIPAQRFGLSAHYLERPSAWWYPYALGTSGHHLYRTGGFEKAIVRDTPSTGGDRDTPELLRKSPDPDDQEDDKNKSTDDIVLEESDGDEPKKEVELVNDWRKMKDENSDKKTCRKKKTRTVFSRSQVFRLESTFDMKRYLSSSERAGLAASLHLTETQVKIWFQNRRNKWKRQLAAELEAANLSHAAAQRIVRVPILYHDNTRSETGSAGNVSVSQSLLTFPHQMYYSHPLVTSVPLLRPV; translated from the exons ATGGACAATAAACATTCACAAGCGAAGGCAGAGACGGCACAGGAGACCCGTCCGCCCGCTAAAGACTCACCTTTCTCTATCAAGAACCTGCTCAACTTCGACAGTAAACCTTCCAAACCGAAGACGCTGCTTGCCGCCACCAAGGGACTATTGGAAggaggtttctctctctcccggaTCGGTGATTTAACTTTTCCTAGTTTTGACATCCCAGCCCAGAGATTTGGATTATCGGCGCACTATTTGGAACGACCGTCGGCGTGGTGGTATCCCTACGCGCTTGGCACATCGGGACACCATCTATACAGGACCGGAG GGTTTGAGAAGGCCATCGTGCGAGACACACCATCAACAGGCGGGGACCGAGACACACCGGAGCTGCTGCGAAAATCACCCGACCCAGACGACCAAGAGGACGACAAAAACAAAAGTACTGATGATATCGTTCTGGAGGAGAGTGATGGGGATGAACCAAAGAAGGAAGTAGAGTTGGTGAATGACTGGAGGAAAATGAAAGACGAGAACTCGGATAAAAAAACGTGTAGGAAAAAGAAAACGCGGACAGTCTTCTCAAGGAGTCAGGTATTTCGGTTGGAGTCGACGTTTGATATGAAACGGTACCTCAGTAGCTCGGAACGGGCAGGCCTGGCGGCATCCCTACACCTCACAGAGACCCAGGTGAAAATCTGGTTCCAGAACAGAAGGAACAAGTGGAAACGACAGTTGGCCGCGGAACTCGAAGCGGCCAATCTGAGCCACGCCGCGGCCCAGAGGATAGTTCGCGTTCCCATATTGTACCACGACAACACCCGCTCAGAAACGGGCAGCGCTGGGAacgtgtcagtcagtcagtctctactAACATTCCCTCATCAAATGTACTATTCACATCCACTAGTCACATCCGTGCCGCTGCTGAGACCAGTTTGA